The Equus quagga isolate Etosha38 chromosome 2, UCLA_HA_Equagga_1.0, whole genome shotgun sequence genome has a window encoding:
- the PPP2R2D gene encoding serine/threonine-protein phosphatase 2A 55 kDa regulatory subunit B delta isoform isoform X3: MAGAGGGGCPAGGNDLQWCFSQVKGAIDEDVAEADIISTVEFNYSGDLLATGDKGGRVVIFQREQENKSRPHSRGEYNVYSTFQSHEPEFDYLKSLEIEEKINKIRWLPQQNAAHFLLSTNDKTIKLWKISERDKRAEGYNLKDEDGRLRDPFRITALRVPVLKPMDLMVEASPRRVFANAHTYHVNSISVNSDHETYLSADDLRINLWHLEITDRSFNIVDIKPANMEELTEVITAAEFHPHQCNVFVYSSSKGTIRLCDMRSSALCDRHSKFFEEPEDPSSRSFFSEIISSISDVKFSHSGRYMMTRDYLSVKVWDLNMESRPVETHQVHEYLRSKLCSLYENDCIFDKFECCWNGSDSVR, from the exons CTGATATCATCTCAACTGTTGAATTTAATTACTCTGGAGATCTTCTTGCAACAGGAGACAAGGGCGGCAGAGTTGTTATTTTTCAGCGGGAACAAGAG AATAAAAGCCGCCCTCATTCTAGGGGAGAATATAATGTTTACAGTACCTTTCAAAGTCATGAACCAGAGTTTGACTATTTGAAAAGTCTagaaattgaggaaaaaattaataaaattaggtgGTTACCACAACAGAATGCTGCTCATTTTCTGCTCTCTACAAATg ataaaactATTAAGTTATGGAAAATAAGTGAACGGGATAAAAGAGCAGAAGGTTATAACTTGAAAGATGAAGATGGACGGCTTCGAGATCCGTTTAGAATTACAGCACTACGg GTCCCGGTATTGAAGCCCATGGACCTTATGGTAGAAGCAAGCCCACGGCGTGTTTTTGCAAACGCTCACACGTATCATGTAAATTCCATTTCAGTAAATAGTGACCATGAAACATATCTTTCTGCAGATGACCTGAGAATTAATCTGTGGCATTTGGAAATCACAGATAGAAGTTTTA ACATTGTGGATATTAAGCCTGCAAACATGGAAGAGCTGACGGAGGTGATCACTGCGGCCGAGTTCCACCCGCACCAGTGTAACGTGTTTGTCTACAGCAGCAGCAAAGGGACCATCCGACTGTGTGACATGCGCTCCTCGGCCCTGTGCGACAGGCACTCCAAGT tttttgaagaACCTGAAGATCCCAGCAGTAGGTCTTTCTTCTCAGAAATAATTTCCTCCATCTCCGACGTGAAATTCAGTCATAGTGGTCGGTACATGATGACCCGAGACTACCTGTCGGTGAAGGTGTGGGACCTCAACATGGAGAGCCGGCCCGTGGAGACCCACCAG GTCCATGAATACCTTCGAAGCAAGCTTTGTTCTCTGTATGAAAATGACTGCATCTTTGACAAGTTTGAGTGCTGCTGGAACGGTTCGGATAG TGTTCGCTGA
- the PPP2R2D gene encoding serine/threonine-protein phosphatase 2A 55 kDa regulatory subunit B delta isoform isoform X1 encodes MAGAGGGGCPAGGNDLQWCFSQVKGAIDEDVAEADIISTVEFNYSGDLLATGDKGGRVVIFQREQENKSRPHSRGEYNVYSTFQSHEPEFDYLKSLEIEEKINKIRWLPQQNAAHFLLSTNDKTIKLWKISERDKRAEGYNLKDEDGRLRDPFRITALRVPVLKPMDLMVEASPRRVFANAHTYHVNSISVNSDHETYLSADDLRINLWHLEITDRSFNIVDIKPANMEELTEVITAAEFHPHQCNVFVYSSSKGTIRLCDMRSSALCDRHSKFFEEPEDPSSRSFFSEIISSISDVKFSHSGRYMMTRDYLSVKVWDLNMESRPVETHQVHEYLRSKLCSLYENDCIFDKFECCWNGSDSAVMTGSYNNFFRMFDRNARRDVTLEASRENSKPRASLKPRKVCTGGKRKKDEISVDSLDFNKKILHTAWHPTENIIAVAATNNLYIFQDKIN; translated from the exons CTGATATCATCTCAACTGTTGAATTTAATTACTCTGGAGATCTTCTTGCAACAGGAGACAAGGGCGGCAGAGTTGTTATTTTTCAGCGGGAACAAGAG AATAAAAGCCGCCCTCATTCTAGGGGAGAATATAATGTTTACAGTACCTTTCAAAGTCATGAACCAGAGTTTGACTATTTGAAAAGTCTagaaattgaggaaaaaattaataaaattaggtgGTTACCACAACAGAATGCTGCTCATTTTCTGCTCTCTACAAATg ataaaactATTAAGTTATGGAAAATAAGTGAACGGGATAAAAGAGCAGAAGGTTATAACTTGAAAGATGAAGATGGACGGCTTCGAGATCCGTTTAGAATTACAGCACTACGg GTCCCGGTATTGAAGCCCATGGACCTTATGGTAGAAGCAAGCCCACGGCGTGTTTTTGCAAACGCTCACACGTATCATGTAAATTCCATTTCAGTAAATAGTGACCATGAAACATATCTTTCTGCAGATGACCTGAGAATTAATCTGTGGCATTTGGAAATCACAGATAGAAGTTTTA ACATTGTGGATATTAAGCCTGCAAACATGGAAGAGCTGACGGAGGTGATCACTGCGGCCGAGTTCCACCCGCACCAGTGTAACGTGTTTGTCTACAGCAGCAGCAAAGGGACCATCCGACTGTGTGACATGCGCTCCTCGGCCCTGTGCGACAGGCACTCCAAGT tttttgaagaACCTGAAGATCCCAGCAGTAGGTCTTTCTTCTCAGAAATAATTTCCTCCATCTCCGACGTGAAATTCAGTCATAGTGGTCGGTACATGATGACCCGAGACTACCTGTCGGTGAAGGTGTGGGACCTCAACATGGAGAGCCGGCCCGTGGAGACCCACCAG GTCCATGAATACCTTCGAAGCAAGCTTTGTTCTCTGTATGAAAATGACTGCATCTTTGACAAGTTTGAGTGCTGCTGGAACGGTTCGGATAG TGCGGTCATGACTGGGTCCTACAACAACTTCTTCAGAATGTTTGATAGAAACGCACGGAGGGACGTGACGCTGGAAGCCTCCAGGGAGAACAGCAAGCCTCGAGCCAGCTTAAAGCCTCGCAAAGTATGTACAGGTGGCAAGAGAAAGAAGGACGAGATTAGTGTGGACAGTCTGGACTTCAATAAGAAGATTCTACACACGGCCTGGCACCCCACGGAGAACATTATTGCCGTGGCTGCCACCAATAATTTGTACATATTCCAGGACAAAATCAACTAA
- the PPP2R2D gene encoding serine/threonine-protein phosphatase 2A 55 kDa regulatory subunit B delta isoform isoform X2 has product MAGAGGGGCPAGGNDLQWCFSQVKGAIDEDVAEADIISTVEFNYSGDLLATGDKGGRVVIFQREQENKSRPHSRGEYNVYSTFQSHEPEFDYLKSLEIEEKINKIRWLPQQNAAHFLLSTNDKTIKLWKISERDKRAEGYNLKDEDGRLRDPFRITALRVPVLKPMDLMVEASPRRVFANAHTYHVNSISVNSDHETYLSADDLRINLWHLEITDRSFNIVDIKPANMEELTEVITAAEFHPHQCNVFVYSSSKGTIRLCDMRSSALCDRHSKFFEEPEDPSSRSFFSEIISSISDVKFSHSGRYMMTRDYLSVKVWDLNMESRPVETHQVHEYLRSKLCSLYENDCIFDKFECCWNGSDRILVLWSGG; this is encoded by the exons CTGATATCATCTCAACTGTTGAATTTAATTACTCTGGAGATCTTCTTGCAACAGGAGACAAGGGCGGCAGAGTTGTTATTTTTCAGCGGGAACAAGAG AATAAAAGCCGCCCTCATTCTAGGGGAGAATATAATGTTTACAGTACCTTTCAAAGTCATGAACCAGAGTTTGACTATTTGAAAAGTCTagaaattgaggaaaaaattaataaaattaggtgGTTACCACAACAGAATGCTGCTCATTTTCTGCTCTCTACAAATg ataaaactATTAAGTTATGGAAAATAAGTGAACGGGATAAAAGAGCAGAAGGTTATAACTTGAAAGATGAAGATGGACGGCTTCGAGATCCGTTTAGAATTACAGCACTACGg GTCCCGGTATTGAAGCCCATGGACCTTATGGTAGAAGCAAGCCCACGGCGTGTTTTTGCAAACGCTCACACGTATCATGTAAATTCCATTTCAGTAAATAGTGACCATGAAACATATCTTTCTGCAGATGACCTGAGAATTAATCTGTGGCATTTGGAAATCACAGATAGAAGTTTTA ACATTGTGGATATTAAGCCTGCAAACATGGAAGAGCTGACGGAGGTGATCACTGCGGCCGAGTTCCACCCGCACCAGTGTAACGTGTTTGTCTACAGCAGCAGCAAAGGGACCATCCGACTGTGTGACATGCGCTCCTCGGCCCTGTGCGACAGGCACTCCAAGT tttttgaagaACCTGAAGATCCCAGCAGTAGGTCTTTCTTCTCAGAAATAATTTCCTCCATCTCCGACGTGAAATTCAGTCATAGTGGTCGGTACATGATGACCCGAGACTACCTGTCGGTGAAGGTGTGGGACCTCAACATGGAGAGCCGGCCCGTGGAGACCCACCAG GTCCATGAATACCTTCGAAGCAAGCTTTGTTCTCTGTATGAAAATGACTGCATCTTTGACAAGTTTGAGTGCTGCTGGAACGGTTCGGATAG AATACTTGTGTTGTGGAGCGGAGGGTGA
- the PPP2R2D gene encoding serine/threonine-protein phosphatase 2A 55 kDa regulatory subunit B delta isoform isoform X4 produces the protein MAGAGGGGCPAGGNDLQWCFSQVKGAIDEDVAEADIISTVEFNYSGDLLATGDKGGRVVIFQREQEVPVLKPMDLMVEASPRRVFANAHTYHVNSISVNSDHETYLSADDLRINLWHLEITDRSFNIVDIKPANMEELTEVITAAEFHPHQCNVFVYSSSKGTIRLCDMRSSALCDRHSKFFEEPEDPSSRSFFSEIISSISDVKFSHSGRYMMTRDYLSVKVWDLNMESRPVETHQVHEYLRSKLCSLYENDCIFDKFECCWNGSDSAVMTGSYNNFFRMFDRNARRDVTLEASRENSKPRASLKPRKVCTGGKRKKDEISVDSLDFNKKILHTAWHPTENIIAVAATNNLYIFQDKIN, from the exons CTGATATCATCTCAACTGTTGAATTTAATTACTCTGGAGATCTTCTTGCAACAGGAGACAAGGGCGGCAGAGTTGTTATTTTTCAGCGGGAACAAGAG GTCCCGGTATTGAAGCCCATGGACCTTATGGTAGAAGCAAGCCCACGGCGTGTTTTTGCAAACGCTCACACGTATCATGTAAATTCCATTTCAGTAAATAGTGACCATGAAACATATCTTTCTGCAGATGACCTGAGAATTAATCTGTGGCATTTGGAAATCACAGATAGAAGTTTTA ACATTGTGGATATTAAGCCTGCAAACATGGAAGAGCTGACGGAGGTGATCACTGCGGCCGAGTTCCACCCGCACCAGTGTAACGTGTTTGTCTACAGCAGCAGCAAAGGGACCATCCGACTGTGTGACATGCGCTCCTCGGCCCTGTGCGACAGGCACTCCAAGT tttttgaagaACCTGAAGATCCCAGCAGTAGGTCTTTCTTCTCAGAAATAATTTCCTCCATCTCCGACGTGAAATTCAGTCATAGTGGTCGGTACATGATGACCCGAGACTACCTGTCGGTGAAGGTGTGGGACCTCAACATGGAGAGCCGGCCCGTGGAGACCCACCAG GTCCATGAATACCTTCGAAGCAAGCTTTGTTCTCTGTATGAAAATGACTGCATCTTTGACAAGTTTGAGTGCTGCTGGAACGGTTCGGATAG TGCGGTCATGACTGGGTCCTACAACAACTTCTTCAGAATGTTTGATAGAAACGCACGGAGGGACGTGACGCTGGAAGCCTCCAGGGAGAACAGCAAGCCTCGAGCCAGCTTAAAGCCTCGCAAAGTATGTACAGGTGGCAAGAGAAAGAAGGACGAGATTAGTGTGGACAGTCTGGACTTCAATAAGAAGATTCTACACACGGCCTGGCACCCCACGGAGAACATTATTGCCGTGGCTGCCACCAATAATTTGTACATATTCCAGGACAAAATCAACTAA